The Pseudomonas sp. S06B 330 genome contains the following window.
AAAATCGGCAGGGCTCTGGCCACTCAGGCGTTGCAGGGTATCGAGGAGGCGTTCGGCGCTCTGTTCGGCGACGGCACGGGCCTGGGCCAGCAACTCACGACCGAGGGGGGCAACGGCACCGGCCTGGGTGGTGACAACAGCGAGCGACACGGTTTCCATGACTTGCTCTCCAGCGCGGGGCGCGGCAAGCCATGGTCAGGTCTGCTCGCGCGTTATTCCCCGGTGAGCAGTTGGTCGTCGTCCGGTTCCGGCGGCCTCGCGCCATTACGGCGGCGATCTGCCAAAACCCAACTACCGTCGAACAACTGCAGGGGAAAATTCTCACTCCTGCTCTGGCGCCGTTCGACGAACCCTGTGTCCGTGTGGCCCTGGCTCCTGGCTTCGCGCTTGATGCCCATCAGGTCGTTGACTGCACGGGCCAGTTCCGCCAGCGGAAAAGGCTTGAACAGGATATGACTGACACCCAGTTGACTGGCCCGCTCACGGACCTCAGCGGTCGGATGGGCAGTGATCAGCACGAAATGACAGTTCCTGCTCTTGCGTACAGCTTCCAGTACCTGAAACCCCTCCATGTCGGGCAAGCGGAAATCGAGCACTATCACGTCAGGTCGGGTGCGCTCGGCTTTACCGATGGCACTCTCGCCGTCGTAGGCAACATGGACATCCAGGCCTTGCTGCCCCAGATAATCCTGGATATTGCCCGCAAGGGTCTGTTCGTCATCGACTACCAATACTGTGTTAACCAAGGTCGACTCCCTGAAGCATCACAGGCCCGGTTTCCCGGTCTGACGAAGTGCGACCTTGTAGAGGCTTACGCATGCTTCGTGCCAGACCGGAGGCGGCGCTTTTCACTGTGCTATGTCGTTGATTCTTTAAGAGTAGACGCAAACGGGCCATCCCCCCTTCCCCAATCCCGGGGACCGGCTGGCGTTTTGCCCCTACTGATGTCCCCAACATTGGGGGTCAGATGAGTTGTCAGTCAAGTCGTTGCACCTGCCCGGCGTCACGCAGACGCTGTAGCAAGGCGTGGCGCGCCTGCGCCTGGTGCTGATCGACCAGCAAACGTTTTGCCAAACTCAATCCCTGCTCAGGTTCGACTGGGCCAGTGCCGGTTTGGTTCTCTGCCTGCTGCAAAGATTCCTGATTGGCCACATAGAATGCGCGGACCTGGTCCGGGCTCGGCTCCGGGACCTGAGAGGCCTGCATGAACACCTGCTGCGCGGCCAATTCATGACGGGTGTAGTCGGCAAAGCTGTTGGCATCAAACCCGGCATCGGCCAGACGCTGCTCAAAGGGCTTTGCTGTGCCCATCGCCTGACGTAGCTGGTCTATCTGCTCATCCACCTGACGATCACTGACCTTGATTCCTTGACGCTGTGCCTCCTGCCAAAGCAACTCTTTATCGATCAGGTCATTGAGCGCCTGCTCGCGCAGACGCTTGTACACGCTGGGGTTGCGAATACTGGTCAAGGCCCTGCTCTGTGCCTGCAAGTAGTCGGCGAAGTAACGTTCCAGACGCAGCTGGCTAATGGGCACACCATTGACCCTGGCCGCAGCTGGGCCTTCTTGCGCCTGTAGCGGCAGGGCCAACAGGCACAGCAACAGACAGAGCAGCTTCATGGCGTGGTCACCTCAGTGACAGGACGATAGGCCGCCACCGGATAGAACACCGGGCCGGGCATTTCCAGGGTGACGACATGAGCGCCAGCCAAGCCCTGACGGCGCCCCGGTCCAAAACTCAACGGCGGCGTCAAGCCGGTCTGCACATCGTGCAGGCCCTCCAGTGCCTGGATCAGTTTTTCACGGCTGGCATCCCGTCCGGCACGCTTGAGGGCATCGCCAAGCAACTGCACTGCACACCAGGTGCTGACCTGCAATACTCCCTGGCGACCGTCCAGGCCTTGGCGTACTCGCATCTCCATTAGTGCCTGGCGCCCGCTAGGTGTCCAGTCCCCTGGGACAAAGGGATAAGCCAGATAGACCCGCCGCGACCAGGCTTCAGGCACTCGCGGCAACTGGCTGGAGACCTGGTTGGCGCTGGCAAACAAGTAAGGAGTGCGACCGCTCTGCTGCAGCTGGGTGGTCAACTGGCCGAAGTCGTCGGCCTGACCGAGAAAGAAAATGGCCTGGCCCTCTGGCGCTTGGTCAGTCAGGGCTTGAACCTTGACCTCGCGCCAACCGCGTTGTTGCAGTTGCTGCTCAAGGTGCTGGGCCATGGAGGCTTGGGCGGGATCGGCATACACAATCCGCGTACCGACCTGTTGTTGTGCCAACGTGGCCTGGGCGTAGTCAGCCAGACTCAAGAGTTGCTCATCCAGCCCCGGCAAAGGGTCAAAGATCTGCACACTGCTGGTCAAGGCCGGTGCACTGCCGATCAAAGGCACCCGCGCTTGCTCCAGGCGGCTCGCCAGCACCGGCTCCAGCGCGGGTGCCAGCGGCGAAATCAAGGCGAACACCTGTTCGTGTTCCAGCAACTGTGCGAGGGCTTGTTCGGCACTCGCTTGATCGGGCCCAGGATCGACGTTGATCAACTGCAGCCTGCGCCCATGAATGCCGCCTTGTTGGTTGAGTTGCTCGATGCGGTCGTTGAGCACCGCTGCCACCACCCGTGCCGACGCCGCCAGCGCACCCTCGCCAGGCAGTAAAGTGCCCAAGCGCAATGTCTGCTCCTCTATCCCTGGATCACGGTCATCGGCCAAGCGCCTAAGATAGGCAGTGAGGTTACGCTGGTCAGCCATGCTCAGGACAAAGCGTGGCATCGCCGGGTCCAGGTGATTGCCCGCCGGGTCCCGGCCCTCCTGAATCGCTCGCGCCAGGCTCGCCTCGGTGTAAGCCGGATAGGCCCGGCCATTGACACTACGCTGCCCCTGGCCGAGGGCCAGGCGTTGCCAGCTCAGCGGCGGCGGACGCACACCACCCTCGGCCCGCCCCAGGCCATCGGCGCCATGGCAACTGCCACAGGGCACGACACTGGCCGGCACCAGCATATCGGCAGCACCGACCCGCGCCGACACTTGAGCATCGCTGCTCGACACACCCTCGCGGTACAAGCGCTTGCCTGCCAGTTCTGCCGGGCTCAGGTCCAAGGCCAGGCTTACGTTGCTGGCGACGAGCATCAGCAACACGGCCAGGGTGCGCGCCGTCGTGGTCATGATCTTCAACGTCCGGCCAGGGGTTGCGAAAGCAATTGCAGGCGCTGGGCGATCGCCATCGGCGGCGCATCAGGGCGGATCTTGCTCCAGCGTTTGTTGGCGACATCACCGGCGATCAGTTGGGTGGAATGTTGTTCGGGGCTGGGAATCAGGTGGCCAAGGCGCATCAGCACCAGGTCCATCTGCGCCTTGTCACCGGTCAGGAACAGCCAGTTGGGCCCGTCCACCCCCTGTTTTTGCGCAAAGGCCTTGAGCACTTGCGGCGTATCGTTGGTCGGGTCGCTGCTCAAGGAAACGAACGTCACCTTGCTGGCCGCCTCCTCGCCCATGGCTTCGCGCACCTCGCGCAGCTTGCGGGTAATCAGCGGGCAGGCATCGCTGCAGTGGGTGAAAATGACATTGAGCAACACCACACGGTCCTTGAGCACATCGCTGTAGAACCGTAACGTGCGACCGTTCTGGTCCTGCACCAGGCTGTCGGTAAAGTAAGTCTGGGCATCATGGGTGCCCGCAGTCGGCGTAACGGCACTGGGGTTGGGGCTTGGACTGCTTTGCGGGGCATGCCCTTCATGGGCAAACGCCACCGAGCTGAGGATCCACAGGCAGGCCAGCAACGCCAGCCAGTCGACCCCGCGCATCGCCGATTTGTGTGCAGGTGCGGCGCTCATGGCAATACCTCTTGGGCGATAGCGGTGTGTTTGGCATGCACGCGACGAGCACTGAGGCGATCGATTTCCGTCACCAGCAACGCCGGATCGGTAAAGCCATAGAAACGCGTCCATTTGCCACTGCGGCCATCGCCTACCAGGATCAGCGGTGGATGTTCACTGAGATTGGCGCTGAAACTGCCCAAACCCTTGAGGGTTTCATTGACGGCATAGGGGGTGCCGGTCAGCCAGCTCCAGCCCGGCCCCACCTGGAAGGCTTTGGCATAATCTTGCAGGCGTTTGGAATCATCGCGCTGTGGGTCGACGCTGATCGACACCAACTGGACTTCGTCGCCGACCCGCCCACCCAATTGCTTTTGCACCTTGGCCATGATCGACGACACCACTGGGCACACTGTGGTACAGCTGGTGTAGATAAAGCCCATGACCACCAGGCGATCGCCCACCAGGTCCTTCTCCAGGCGTACCGGCATGCCGTTCTGGTCGAGCAATTGCACGTCGGCGAAACGCACGGAGGCCTTTTCGTGGTGAGCGGCAGGTGGAGCATGTCCACTGTGGTCACCCTGGGCGCTGTGATCCACACCACCATGCGCCTGGGCAAAACCACAACTGGCGGCTAACAGGCAGAGGCTGAACAGTCTGCAGCGATCAAGCCTTTTCATCGCACACTCCTTGAACCCGAGTCAGACGCTTGTTGAGCCCCGGCAGGCAGCACCCGTAGGCTGGTGTAATTTTTTTCGGCAAAGGCGCTGCCCAGCGACGGCGCCTGTACATGCAGGTACCAGGCGCCGGCTTCTGCCAGCTCCAACGGTGCCTCATAGACGCCCTCGCCAACTTCATGCACGCGGCTGTCACGGGCCCGCGACGAAGGTGCGAGGAAGTAGCGCACACTCAAGTCCTTGATACCGTTGCGCGGGGTACCATTGCCTTCGACGATACGAAAGCGCGCGGTAAACGGGCTGCCCTGCACGACCACGGTGGGTTCAAGCAGGAACTCGACCTGCGGCGTCTGCCGATGAGGCGCGGTGGGCGAAGCGGCCACTTCAGTACTGAAGCAGTGAATGATCTGCGGTTGGTTGAGCATGAAGGCCACATCGAAGGTGCCAGCAGCCGGCAGTTTGATCGTCGAGCTGTACACCCCCGGCGCCACCTCGCGCAGGCTGCGGTCGATCACCAACGCCGCACGGGCATTGTGGCCGCGGTTGGCGTAACCGGACATCGGTGCATTCATGCCCTCGGCATAGAAGTAGGTGGTGTTGTCCACCGGGTTAACGACGAACACCGAGTTCTCATCGCGCGACACCGCCAAACCCTGGGCCAACGGCAGGTCACCGGCCTGACGCGGTGCCGCCGGGCCTGCCTCGAAGCCTTGGACGATGGGCTGGCGGCCCTCGCCAAGGCTGCTCAAGTTGACCATGGTGACCTTCGGTGAAGCCAGGCCACGAATATAGGCGTAGGCCTTGGTGAAGGTCAGTTGATAGGGTTCGGCGGCCACCGGCAGGCTGTGAATCAGCCGGTCGGTGCTGGCGTCGATTACCAGCGCCTGGCTTTCCAGGGTGTTGAGGACGATGCCGAAACGCCCGTCACTGCTGAACCGCATCGGCCCCAACCCTTGCTGGCCCGCGATGCGGTGGCGCAAAGTATGACTGCGGGCATCAATGACACTGATGCTGCCGTCGCGACCATCGGCCACATACACCGCCTGCGACAGCGCCGAATAGGCCACCGATAAGGGGTGCGGGCCAACCTTCAAGGTCTTGATCAGACGCATTTCACTGGCATCGATCACGCTCAAGGTGCCGCTGTCGCGGTTACTGACAAAGGCATACCGCGAGTCGGCGCTGAAGGCGATTTCGTGATGGCCAGTACCGGTGGCAAAGAACTTCATGTTTTTGCGGCTGGTCACATCAATCACGGTGACACCACTGCGCGCGGGATCCGTTGAGTTGTTGCCGACCCACAACAGACGCTGGTCCGGCTGCAAGGCTACCCGCAACGGCTGTTTGCCGGCAGCGATATTGCCAACGCGCTGGAAGGTCTCGGTGTCTATCAATGCCACCTCATCGCGCTCGGGGATCGACACGAATACCTGTTTGTCGTCGTTGCTGGCCGCCCAGTCCATGGGTACACCAGGCAGTTCGATGCGCGCCAGGGTGCTGGTCACACCGCCGACCGAGACTGAGGGGTCGATCACGGTCAGGCTGGCGTCTTTGTTGAGTACCAGCAGGAAGTAGCTGTTGAGGTCGAGCAATGGCCGGGCACCGATGCTGCTTTTAAGAAACAGCGCCACCCGTGCCTTACAGCTTTTGTTGCGATCCTTGGCTGCGTCGCCGGTCAACGCCTTGTCCAGCCAGGCGCCGGGGGCAATGCCCGACAATGGCTGGCCGCTGTTCTGATCGGTGACGTTGAAGCGCACACTGGCAAACGCGCCCTCGGTCAGCACCCCGTCGCTGCCCAGTGGCCGCGCCTCGAACTCGACCGTGACGCCATCACGGCTAAGCCGATGCAAGGCCTGCGGGTCGCTTTGAGTCTCAGCCAACTCACTGCGCGGGTCGCACCACAGGCTCTCGTAGCTGATCCCCACACCCATGAGGGTCAAGCCTGCCATCAGGCCCAGGTACAACGGTCGATTTTTATTGTTCATGACCTCTTCCTCTCCCTGTCACTGCGCTGGCGCTGTAGTCGGTGGTGCTTCTTCCGTTACTCGCAAGATCCCCCATAGCCCCGAAACGTTGCCGTAGGCAGCATAGTCGCGGAACAGGTAGTCACCGGGTATGGCGTTGCTGCCCCCGGCACTGGGCACCATGAAGCTGAAGTGCGCAGCCGGTAGCACGCTTTCCTGGGCGCCGATGAACATCGCCTGTGGGTTGTAGCCAAAGCGCACCGAACCGATCCCCGGTAGATTCAATGGGTAGCCGCCGATGTCGGACTTCTCAGCCTGGTAGTTGTGCAGTGGCCACAGGTGCCCATCGAGTTGGTAGGTAATGCCGCGGCTGCCCCCGGTAGGCATCAGGATGTGGTTACGGAACGGCTGACCCGGTTTGGCCCACAGCACAGGGGTTTGCGGATCGCTGCCGACCAGGGCGTTGCTGTAGGCCATGTGGGCGTTGGGGACATCCGCCCAACCATTGCCGTCGGCATGCCCAAATGGCGCATCCGGGGCCAGGCCAAAGCGCAACCACAGGGGCTCGGTCTTGTAGTTGATGGCCATGTTCGAGTTATCTTTCGGATCGCCCGGCACCCCGTTGCCTTCAGTGGCGATGCCTTCCACCGGCCGGCCATCGGCCCAGCGCATGTTCAGCGCCCGCTGCCACAGGGTAGCAAAGTCGCGGTAGGCCGCCTGCCCTGGCACTTGCACCGTGGCCGAGGCACGGCTGGCGCTGTCTTCGGTCCAGGTCGCGGTCTGCGGCAGAATGCTCATGCCACCGATCAGGCCCTTCTGCCCCTGTTTGATGACGTCTGCCGGGGTGATGTTGAGCCCACCGAACTCGATGGCCGTGGTGTTGATGTTGTCCACCGACCGGCCCATCTGCATCACCGGCTTGCCTTCACGTTCCAGGTGCCCGGCATAGTACTGGTACACCTTGTTCGGGTAGGCACCGCTGCTGCCGGTGCGCGGCGGTACGGTCTGGACCGGGTTCTGGCCGACGTTGACGCCGTCCGACTTGGTGATGTCATAGGCCAGCAGTTGCGTGTGCAGGCCAACATGGCTGGAGGGACGCATCAGGTTGTTGTTGAAGGCGGTGGAGCCTTCGCTGCCTTGGCGGTCACGCTTGACCACGTTCTGCATCACGGCGGTGCTGGGCAGGTCCGGCATCACCAGCGGCAGACGGTTTTCCAGGGTGACCTTCAAGCACTCGCCAGCAGCGGCACGCAGCACCAGCGGCTCGATCGGCACGCCAGGCTTGAGCTTGCCGGTGACCGGATCAAGGTCAGCCTTGCGCACGTAGAGGATCGCGGTCGGGTCATGCAGTGGCCCGCTGTGGCCACCGATGGTGAAGGTTTCACCATCTTCCGGATCGGTCACAGTAACCTGAGGAATACTGGTGCGCCGACTGTTGTAGACCAGGGTACCGCCATTGGCCTTCAATGGACCGCCGACGTGCTGGCCGACACCACTGGGGTCATTGATGCTCACCCCCAGTGGATTGCCGAGGATGTCGTTGGCCAGCGCCGCGACCACTTCATAGCTGCGCTGCACGGTTGGCCGGGTGCCGATGCCGTTGGCATTGGCGGTGTAGCGTGGGCAAATACCGTCAAACGCCACGGTGTTGCGCGCGGCCATCGGCAACGGGTTGTTGGGCAAGGCGAACAGGTCGCTGCGGCTGGCGGTGTAATTGCGCATCACCCCCCAGATACCGTTCCAATAGCCTTCATGGGCGGCATCGAGCGAGTACAGGTAGTCACCGTTGGGGGCTGAAGAACTGGAGATCATCGACACCGGCGCCATAAAGCCCAGTTGCTCGGAGATGCCGACCATTTGCGACGCTTTCCAGCCCGAGTTCGAACTGTTGCCGTAGCCCGAGCCGTTCTGCAGCCATTTCACGCCATGCAAGGTCACGTTGTGCTCCTCTTCATGGCCACCGGCATGCATGCGCAGACGCACGTTGTCACCCGAGTAGGTGCGCAGCATCGGTGTGAACGGATCCCCAGGTTCGGCGCCAGCCTTGTTGATGTGCGGCGGGAAAAGTGTGGTGCCACCGGTCGGG
Protein-coding sequences here:
- a CDS encoding response regulator — its product is MVNTVLVVDDEQTLAGNIQDYLGQQGLDVHVAYDGESAIGKAERTRPDVIVLDFRLPDMEGFQVLEAVRKSRNCHFVLITAHPTAEVRERASQLGVSHILFKPFPLAELARAVNDLMGIKREARSQGHTDTGFVERRQSRSENFPLQLFDGSWVLADRRRNGARPPEPDDDQLLTGE
- a CDS encoding SurA N-terminal domain-containing protein, encoding MKLLCLLLCLLALPLQAQEGPAAARVNGVPISQLRLERYFADYLQAQSRALTSIRNPSVYKRLREQALNDLIDKELLWQEAQRQGIKVSDRQVDEQIDQLRQAMGTAKPFEQRLADAGFDANSFADYTRHELAAQQVFMQASQVPEPSPDQVRAFYVANQESLQQAENQTGTGPVEPEQGLSLAKRLLVDQHQAQARHALLQRLRDAGQVQRLD
- a CDS encoding cytochrome c/ABC transporter substrate-binding protein, which produces MTTTARTLAVLLMLVASNVSLALDLSPAELAGKRLYREGVSSSDAQVSARVGAADMLVPASVVPCGSCHGADGLGRAEGGVRPPPLSWQRLALGQGQRSVNGRAYPAYTEASLARAIQEGRDPAGNHLDPAMPRFVLSMADQRNLTAYLRRLADDRDPGIEEQTLRLGTLLPGEGALAASARVVAAVLNDRIEQLNQQGGIHGRRLQLINVDPGPDQASAEQALAQLLEHEQVFALISPLAPALEPVLASRLEQARVPLIGSAPALTSSVQIFDPLPGLDEQLLSLADYAQATLAQQQVGTRIVYADPAQASMAQHLEQQLQQRGWREVKVQALTDQAPEGQAIFFLGQADDFGQLTTQLQQSGRTPYLFASANQVSSQLPRVPEAWSRRVYLAYPFVPGDWTPSGRQALMEMRVRQGLDGRQGVLQVSTWCAVQLLGDALKRAGRDASREKLIQALEGLHDVQTGLTPPLSFGPGRRQGLAGAHVVTLEMPGPVFYPVAAYRPVTEVTTP
- a CDS encoding SCO family protein yields the protein MSAAPAHKSAMRGVDWLALLACLWILSSVAFAHEGHAPQSSPSPNPSAVTPTAGTHDAQTYFTDSLVQDQNGRTLRFYSDVLKDRVVLLNVIFTHCSDACPLITRKLREVREAMGEEAASKVTFVSLSSDPTNDTPQVLKAFAQKQGVDGPNWLFLTGDKAQMDLVLMRLGHLIPSPEQHSTQLIAGDVANKRWSKIRPDAPPMAIAQRLQLLSQPLAGR
- a CDS encoding SCO family protein; the protein is MKRLDRCRLFSLCLLAASCGFAQAHGGVDHSAQGDHSGHAPPAAHHEKASVRFADVQLLDQNGMPVRLEKDLVGDRLVVMGFIYTSCTTVCPVVSSIMAKVQKQLGGRVGDEVQLVSISVDPQRDDSKRLQDYAKAFQVGPGWSWLTGTPYAVNETLKGLGSFSANLSEHPPLILVGDGRSGKWTRFYGFTDPALLVTEIDRLSARRVHAKHTAIAQEVLP
- a CDS encoding cytochrome D1 domain-containing protein: MNNKNRPLYLGLMAGLTLMGVGISYESLWCDPRSELAETQSDPQALHRLSRDGVTVEFEARPLGSDGVLTEGAFASVRFNVTDQNSGQPLSGIAPGAWLDKALTGDAAKDRNKSCKARVALFLKSSIGARPLLDLNSYFLLVLNKDASLTVIDPSVSVGGVTSTLARIELPGVPMDWAASNDDKQVFVSIPERDEVALIDTETFQRVGNIAAGKQPLRVALQPDQRLLWVGNNSTDPARSGVTVIDVTSRKNMKFFATGTGHHEIAFSADSRYAFVSNRDSGTLSVIDASEMRLIKTLKVGPHPLSVAYSALSQAVYVADGRDGSISVIDARSHTLRHRIAGQQGLGPMRFSSDGRFGIVLNTLESQALVIDASTDRLIHSLPVAAEPYQLTFTKAYAYIRGLASPKVTMVNLSSLGEGRQPIVQGFEAGPAAPRQAGDLPLAQGLAVSRDENSVFVVNPVDNTTYFYAEGMNAPMSGYANRGHNARAALVIDRSLREVAPGVYSSTIKLPAAGTFDVAFMLNQPQIIHCFSTEVAASPTAPHRQTPQVEFLLEPTVVVQGSPFTARFRIVEGNGTPRNGIKDLSVRYFLAPSSRARDSRVHEVGEGVYEAPLELAEAGAWYLHVQAPSLGSAFAEKNYTSLRVLPAGAQQASDSGSRSVR